In Tiliqua scincoides isolate rTilSci1 chromosome 1, rTilSci1.hap2, whole genome shotgun sequence, the following are encoded in one genomic region:
- the HARBI1 gene encoding putative nuclease HARBI1 yields the protein MAVPVAVLDCDLLLYGRGHKTLDRFKLEDVTDEYLVSVYGFPRQFIYYLVDLLGANLSRPTQRSRAISPETQILAALGFYTSGSFQTRMGDAIGISQASMSRCVANVTEALVERTSQFIHFPEDEVLLQHLKDDFYGLAGMPGVLGVIDCIHVPIKAPNAEDLSYVNRKGLHSLNCLMVCDARGMLLSAETHWPGSLQDRNVLQQSAIRNRFEEGIHKNGWLLGDSSFFLRTWLMTPLQIPETPAEYRYNMAHSATHNVIERTFRTVLSRFRCLDESKGTLQYSPEKASHIILACCVLHNISLEHGLDVWSSPTTRQMEHPEEEYEHMESLDSEADRVRQELLLTHFS from the exons ATGGCTGTTCCCGTAGCAGTTCTTGATTGTGACCTCTTGCTGTATGGTCGTGGTCATAAGACGCTTGATCGTTTCAAGCTGGAAGATGTCACTGATGAGTATCTGGTGTCTGTGTATGGCTTCCCACGTCAATTCATTTATTATTTGGTGGATCTTCTTGGTGCCAACCTCTCTCGCCCTACCCAGCGATCCAGAGCCATCAGCCCAGAGACACAAATTCTTGCTGCATTAGGTTTTTACACTTCGGGCTCTTTCCAGACTCGCATGGGAGATGCTATTGGCATCAGCCAAGCCTCTATGAGTCGTTGTGTTGCCAATGTTACTGAGGCCCTGGTGGAAAGGACCTCTCAGTTCATTCATTTCCCAGAAGATGAAGTGTTATTGCAACACCTGAAGGATGACTTCTATGGACTAGCAGGAATGCCAGGGGTGCTCGGAGTCATTGACTGTATTCATGTACCTATAAAGGCACCCAATGCTGAGGACTTGTCCTATGTGAATCGAAAGGGCCTTCATTCTTTAAATTGCCTGATGGTATGTGATGCCAGAGGGATGCTACTGAGTGCAGAGACACACTGGCCCGGCAGCCTCCAGGACCGCAATGTGCTGCAGCAGTCAGCCATTAGGAACCGGTTTGAAGAGGGTATACATAAAAATGGCTGGCTACTTG GTGATAGTTCTTTCTTTCTTCGAACTTGGCTGATGACCCCACTGCAGATTCCTGAGACCCCTGCAGAATATCGGTATAACATGGCACATTCAGCCACTCACAATGTCATTGAACGAACATTCAGGACAGTTCTGTCCCGGTTCCGCTGCCTGGATGAGTCAAAGGGCACACTGCAGTATTCTCCGGAGAAAGCCAGCCATATCATCTTGGCCTGCTGTGTGCTTCATAATATCTCTCTGGAGCACGGGTTGGATGTGTGGTCTTCCCCAACAACAAGACAAATGGAACATCCAGAAGAAGAATATGAACATATGGAATCGCTTGACTCTGAAGCTGATCGAGTTCGCCAGGAACTATTGCTCACTCATTTTAGCTGA